A window from Thiosulfatimonas sediminis encodes these proteins:
- a CDS encoding ribbon-helix-helix protein, CopG family, with amino-acid sequence MKTITIKASDEFAHNLVELANQLHLSKSELIRQAVERFRQQQAEALLKAKMQAAAQKVRVHSEIEDWDDTLNDGLEGL; translated from the coding sequence ATGAAAACCATTACGATTAAGGCATCGGATGAATTTGCTCATAATTTAGTTGAGTTGGCGAATCAATTGCATTTGTCAAAAAGCGAATTGATTCGCCAAGCGGTGGAGCGTTTTCGACAACAGCAGGCGGAAGCTTTGCTTAAAGCAAAAATGCAGGCTGCTGCGCAAAAAGTTCGTGTGCATTCTGAAATAGAGGATTGGGACGATACGCTTAATGATGGATTGGAAGGTCTGTAA